TTACACAGGAGGAATTAAACAAATATCATAAATTCTAAACCAACCATATATTTGCTTAGACATTTGAACTGAAAAAGACAAATCCACCACTGCATAGAACAAAGGTTGAAATGGAGGCGGGTGATTTCTGCACATAGGCTCACTGTATCATTAAGATCTATATGACGAAAACACAATAATTGCACAATTCCTCTGTTGTGTCTCTCCTGATACAAGTTTATTTTTTCCGGAGAAGTCCTATATAAGTAATCAAGAACATACAATTTTGTGacattaacaaaataaatagatgggGCAATGTGCAGCATTCATCTTCAAGAAAAGCATTGACTGCTGATGTCTCCACTTGAAATGTGAGACTATTCGTATGAGCAAGTGCGTGCACAGAACATGAACTGATAAATAGAGAGATACAGAGCAAAAGAAGGCATAAGGACAATCCAACATTCACTTATCACAAACAAGCCATGAACATCGATTATAGCCAAACTTCTATAAAAGAAAAACCATTTGAAAGCCCAAACCTTGTCAGGCAAAAACACCACTCAAATGTTTACAAAAATGAGACGGAGAGATTAAGAACCTACATATTACAGTTACTTTGTATCTCTGGAAGAGATATATTGGATGATGCATTTTGAGTAGCAGCCTGGTATTTTTGAGCTGCAGCACCAAGCTGACTAACCTGCATAAGGCAAGAAAACATTAGATATGCAAAGTACTATATGATTGGTAAATATACTCAAATTTGCCTCACATGCAACAGATAGGGAATGTCAAGAATTTTGCTAGTTTGGTAAAATCGAGATTAATGTCCAAAAGACATACACAATCCAGACCACTTCGACCTGAATCTCAGACGTTTATAAGTCATTTATATAACATTACtaaatatatacttatatagtcaactttttaatcaaattagacTCAGACTTGAATTTGAGCCAATGTATTTTGGTATGGTCTAGAAAATTTTCAGCTCCAAAAGTCAGCAGAAGTACCATCAGTAAAGCATTCGGCAAAAGCACTATCTGTAAAGAATTTGGCATAAGCACCTACCCTTTCAGTTGCATTACACAAAATAACAAATTGACAATGGATCAACACTTAAGAGGTGCCATGGACGCTTGAACATCCAATAAATATGCAATAAAAGAACGGGATTAATAAGAAATGCATACAACTGAGAGTTACCCATATGATACTTCAAGATATAATCATTCGCCAATTCCAAATCATACAAATCCAAGAAAAGACATTAAGCCAATTCACTGTGGAACACTTGGCTGACGGTGCATCCTAAGAAATGCTCTTTACTTACAAATGCAGTTGCTCCTTGAGCAAATGGTGGAACAGTAATAAGTTTAGAATTCAATATTAGTTCTCAATATTTTCACATACAACTAAGTCCTATTTCATCCAAACAATGTACATATTCTTGCACAAAAAGAGGTTGAACAGATGAATTTGGAAGTTTTTCGATTTTCCACATGAAGAGAACAGAAACTCCCTAGTTATGAAATCATAAGGGTAATACAATCCATAAAAAATCAATGTGATTACTTAACCTTGTTCCTAGAATATAATGTCAAGCACAGGATAACCCATCACCTAATCGTGTTCAATCATTTAAGTGTCCAGTTGTCAATGACTTGACAAGGGTTCTAAATCAATCAGTAAATTATATTCTTTGTTTTGAAATATTTcttagaaaggaaaaataaGTTATATTCATAACAATAACGGAGAAAAGAACCCATCAAAAGTAGAAATTTGATAGTAACCTGAGGTATCAGTAATCTTCGAGGGATAAGCTCTTCATGGCGCCTTGCACAAAATTCCCAAGAGCATATCTGCCAAAGGAACAGGAGAGACAGTTGATAAATACCTGGTGGTGCGAGACGGTAAAAGGTGTTATGAAAACAGTATTTTGTCCAACCTTCAGATCTGGAGAGAAAACTATCCGAAGTTGGCCATCCCGAACAACACGAAGttgctcaaaaacactttctTGTATTGCTTTAGCATAGTCCAACACAATCTGGCCAGATGAATTATGATACTCGCGCGGCATATCAACATAAAGAAGCTCCTCCAATGTACCACTTTCATACTTGATTTTAAAAAGCCGGGGAAGAACCTCAACGGTCGCTTCTGAAAATTTGATCAGAATAGCTCAGATACCAGTTGTAAATTGAGAAGAACATGAACAAAGCACCTACATAGAGCATTAAAAGTAACACTGGTGTCTATCCAACCAAGATATGACATTGATAGGCACAAAAGATAGTACTTAAAAGAGATTGCATAACGTACCAAAGCCACGCCCAGGCTTGCGATTGCATATTTCACAGTGCCATACATCCTGCACAATATGGCAAATATTCTCATGAATGTCAAATAGCTCAAGATTCATATAACACCAACCGAAAGTGTATTTTGAATAATGTAACAGCTACTATGACATTGAGGACACTCCTCAAAATGAGATGTGGATACTAATATCCATGATGCATGTATTTTGCAATTAACCTCATTTTACTAGTACAGATACCAAACATAGATGGGGTTCACCAGATTACTATATCCTAGATACAGACCTGAGGAAAAACGCCAGTTGTTTGTCGGCCAGTTCCATACATAGAAACGCACCACTTCTTCTTCGCATGGGGTACAAAATATTCAGCAACAAATTTTCTCCAGAATTCAATGTTGTTGTCCTATATAAAAGGCAGGCATCATCACTAACTATAACAATCATCCAAAAAGACCAACAAATTAGGCATGGGGATATCTTACTTCAGGCCTGTGCTGTTGCTGATACATATAATGTGTCAAACGCCGAGCACACATTCCAGGCTCATATACTGGTTTCGCAGGAGATCTCATAGGCAGATTCTGCTGCGGGAACTGCTGCTGTAACTGGGGGCGTTGTTGAGGCATTGCTTTCAAGAATTGCTGCTGCTGGTGTTGTTGCTGTTGCTGGTGTTGTTGCTGTTGTAACTGCAATAATCTCTGCTGATGCAAGATGTTCATCTGGGCAGCAGCATTCTGAGAAGGCTGCCTTGACATGTGGAGGAGCTGTTGTTGCTGCTGTTGATGCAAAAACAATGACTGATCAGATTGCTGCGGTTCCAATTTTACAGGTGGCAAGCTTCTCAtagtttgaagttgttggggTTCCATTTTCACTGGACCAAGACTCAAAGACTGCACctgctgctgttgctgctgctgtcCATGTTGATCATTTGTCAATTGGGGCTCTAACTTTACCGGCCCAACACGAGCTAAGCCTCCTCGAATAGCCTGAAAttgatgctgctgctgctgcgtaTTGTGAGGGGCAGAGAACTGTTGCATTGGCTGCTGACCATGCTGGAAATGCTGTGTTTCAAgttgctgctgctgttgttCCGTCAACAGTTGGTTACAAGAAGGGTTTGAAAATTGTTGCCCTTGCCCTTGCCCTTGACCATGACCATGACCAGACGTACCGGGATTAGCCATGTTTGATGCACCGTATGACAAAGAAGGTGCATTGAAACCCATTCCATTGCCAACACCAGAAAGTGGATCAGATTCAGCACCAGTATCCATACCTCCACGTTGGTTGCTACCAGGACCAGAAAGCCCTGGATTCGAAATTCCATTTCCATACGACTGATTAAGGAGAGAAGACACATTGGCTACATTGCCAAGCATATTACCATATTGAGTTCGTGGTGAGGCAAGCGAGGGAAAAGCCGACTGGGAACCTTGACCTCCCAACATTCCAGAATTTGAACGCAAAAGTGAAGGCGAAACAGACTGGGCACCACCAATTGGAGTGGGCGGCCCCGAAGGCACCATATTTCCAAAATCACAAACTAGAAATACTTGGTGAAAGTACTAAATCTATCTAAAGCAATGTGAATTCCACAAGCCTAGATTACATAACAAGATGCAAAAACTCGGGTATGGAGCTCAACTCTGAAAGCATCGTGCCCCTACATCCAAGGCCATAGGCTTTATTGTGCACCAACAGAAAAGGCtaagcattgtgtcttgggcaCGTCGTGCTCAGTTTTACCAAACACGggccaaataaaaaagaaaccaaTTACCAATAAACAGGCTGTAATTCTGAACATTCTACAATCTCACTATCTTCACCAAGAAAGCAGTCTCCGACCGGCTTCCACATGAATCTTTGTTTATTACACGAACTTTCAGATCCACCATAACCTCAGCCCTCGTAATAACAAACAAATCAAACTCTCTGCCAAAACCAGACTAGAAATCTCAAAATTTGTCACTCTATCAACCAAAACCACCGCCAATCAAAAGCCTGAAATGAACCAAATCACCAAAATTCACGAATTGAAAAAATCCCACAAAATGAACAAAATTTGAACACAACCCAATTAAGATTATTCCCACAAGTTAAACCCAAATTCCACACCCAAAACCCCAAAACTAATCTCAAGATTTCCAAAGTTTGCAAAACTAAACCAGTAATAGTAATGAAAATGCCAAAACGGTAGGCTAAAACAGCATCGATCGGACCCAAAGCCCCCAAATCCACCACTAGTGAAtgaaaatcagaaaataaacaaacaaaaatacacACACAAGAAATAGTAGATTGTACTCACCAGTAGAACTTCGAACGGTAAGAcagaaggaaagagagagactTCCCAAAAACCCACAAAGATTCTAATGCATAAAACCCGGAATTTTGATTATTCACTGAGTTCGGCTTCAATTTTATTTGAATTGAGTGGGGATTCTGTTCCCCTTTTTAGGGTTCCGTTTTCTCCCAGTCGGGTCTGTGTGTTGGCTGCTCTGAGCACAAGTCCTGTCTTCTTCGGTGGTTTAGCTTTACAGGGAGATTAGAgggttgtagagagagaaagagttcgtagagagagaaacagaagggggagagagagccTGTGTGTCCTTGCGGACGTCAAAATTGTATTCGATTCGATTGAATTTTCTTCATTCTTTACCtttttctctttgttcttctttcttcttttctctttctttttctctttccttttctctctcttctgaaACCAAGTCAAATGCTATTCTACcactctcctctcctctccaaCTTTCTTACGTTATGCCATgcctatttatatatatacacagacatacatgcatgtatcatgccATACCATCCCACtatgatcatcatcatcattgtcaTGATACATGATCCACTACatctatttaattattaaatggcACTCTTTGCTGCCTTATTTACGAAGTTGCCAAATTCTAAATGTTTaataaaattagggttttatcacaaattaACTTAGCTCCTTATTTTGGTCATGCAAATTCATAATTGGTCAATTTCGTCTTGAGATTCGATGTAGCAAATTaatttggtcattctgttaagATGCCGACATTATTGTATTGATGTCCTGACATGGCAAGCATAGGACCCACAAGTCCAATAAGATATTGTCGCATTTATTATAACacaaaataaatttataaaaagtgtttaaatttttcaaaactaccaataacaatttaatttttttaaggatAATACTAggaagatcaaaattttaaaccaaattttgcaaaccaaatgtgtcaccaataggaaataagcacgttaatcaacgctTAAGTCATAATCCACattatttgatttacaaaatttggtttagaGATTATCTTtcttttaaataataataatatggtGCTTCCGTGCACCAACCCTATGCTCCTCCTCCTCGTCCCAATATTCACCTTTGGAACCTTCCTCTTCTTACATGGAGTGGAAGCGGTGCCGAAAGGTATGGCTTGCGGGGGTCACCGACCATTCAAAACTCGTGAACCAAGCATGTAAATGTTTTCGGGGACCCTCCGAATGTTTGATGTAATGCATGTTAGCATATCTCAGTAGCACTTAGCAGGTTGCGTCGACAACACTTGACAAATGTTATCGATATCACTCATCATATTGCTTCAGCAAATGTCGatgtgacacaccccaacctggAATGTCtattaggactccgaatcgagctgcgctggccgacacctggaaggtgacgaagccataaagtgtgatgatgtggaaaaatgtgaataaatttaaacataagAGTGCGCTAGTGAGCGGGAAGGAACCCATTTCACGTGCGATACagagtgtttgtaccatacttgaccaatcccaaaactactgagcaccggtcaacgttataccgtcaaggacccagaagagtttccctccaaccaggaggtcaatcacagcgcgacacgtgtcgacatcagaagccaatcatagcacgatacgtgtcaacatcagaagccaatcacaacacgacacgtgtcaatgtcagaatgaaactagaaactcttttctataaatagagatcattctcccacaatatttcctaatgtcatttgtactaaatcatttactagtactcacaaaatgagagcttgaacctatgtacttgtgtaaaccctttacaattaatgagaactcctctactccgtggacgtagccaatctgggtgaaccacatacatcttgtgtttgcttccctatctctatccatttgcatacttatctacactagtgatcggaacaatctagcgaaggtcacaaacttaacactttctgttgtactaaagtccccgctgattttgtgcatcaacatttggcgccatctgtgggaacaacatttattcctactctcttcagctttgccaagctggtttccactatTCATACattctcttttgaccaggcatccctctccaacatgggaagcaaaggaagccacagcacacagaatgacacctctcttgcacctctcttgcacctagtgcaaagcaatgaaagaatgaatgaaagagcgttgctcttcaagctaaagtcgacgagctagaagctcagaacaacaagatagtaatGAAGAATAAGATCCTCCAGGAGCAGTTTGAGAAGCACTTTGAGACGCTctacgaaactaggcgtacttgcccatgtggacatcaaccatcatctgggtgccccccatcACGGAGGGTCActtcccttcgacatgggtatccctgatgaggagcgagctaatcatcaaaacattgatcaacatgagacttctctcaacccagatgcttcgacccgaagtagaagaagtggaggaagacaccttcttgcagaagggttggaaggatcgaaagctgtttatcgtgactgctgaGGGTTTCTGAAAAACTCGGTCCCCtaccacgacccaggccagctgccaatctagagaaggaacgacaggtcccagaggaacatgaaggtacgggggactttgaggtattccgacagactcgccctagaagtcagtacggcgagtccaaaaaaaaaccacacgcctttgctcaaactttcctacttccaagagacgatggagacttacgaaagaaaattccagtggtacataacttcactcaggacccccttgtcctacagctcgttgaggaagtaaacaagttgaaggccgaacgtcaggccgagatacctgactggaaccaacctaggctttgccctctcacaaaaaggatcctcgacaccccattcgagcgaagacaaaacaaaagcttggtttacaactctatattggaagggaggacccaattgaacactttaacctctttgagtccaccatggtatatcggatgcacaccaacgaatagcgatgtcttctcttccccttcaccGTCTCTAGCGGAgttctaaactggtattgccatcttccacctgagacagtagacttatttgaggaattaaggaaactatttgtctctcaacacatcttcaagaccgatcacttgcattctacagatgacttgtacactattcaccaacaagagcttcatcaatggagggcaaccataattttcaaaagcttcacacactcttgatcaagacagtgtgaagcaaaaccaatttatggtgccaataaaatcttcatcaatggaaggcaactacaattctcaaaccatcgaagcaaattcaagactgttcgaagcaaattcaatttatatggttcatccaaaacttcgactactacaaggtgtggcttgcatcacaatctcttgctcaacagtgtggaagaaaaatttgtatatgttgtctctcccacattttcaaatttctagtttccaaaaaaaaaaaagaattaggaaattcaacaaagctttatcaatggaggacaactacaaattctcaaaaacttcacactatcttgatcaagatagtgtgaagcaaaatcaattcatggtacccaacaaaagcttcaactccaaagcttcaccaacaaaagcttcatcaatggaggacaactacaaattctcaaaagcttcacactatcttgatcaagataatgtgaagcaaaatcaattcatggtacccaacaaaagcttcaactccaaagcttcacctacaaagcttcaactccaaaacctcaacctacatgcttcactcacaaagcttcaacataccagcttcaacaaaaagaaaaattcaaagaacttagtgaagaaggccttggtgtatttaacacaatacgttgaaatgaagcaaagcttgtttattgatatctccgataagttacaaatatgtacatatacatgaataaaaataaacaaacaagatggagccttcacaaaggttgctcaggagaagtctcaacagtcggcagagccccagaaagaggaggcaccagagggtgattattcggagcctcagtactaggcagaaccccagaaggaggagacaccgaaggttgatcatttggagattCATTACGctgtacagccccagaagacgaaggcaataaatgcctttggaacaaacccacaaacctctgatgatgaAGTAAAATCTgatcatcagattcctgcagctggtcgagcttcctcttcatgtttgtagtatagtcatgtgtgagtctgtgcaactgtttattctcatgcttgagccctctgatctcctattttagacttatcacttcagccgccaatgattcaatttggcgggttcaagcaaataggcgttgggccatattagacacagaacctacacactgaacactgagagccagagaatccttaacagccaactcatcagaccatttggaaagtagtctattatctttgggagtgagaaggttcctggccaccaccgcagcggtcatatcattcttcattacaaagtccccaacggtaagaggaccagtaggggataagaaaaaTGGGCgacatatgttgtcttgagaaggcatggctgcctcttcaccaaagttcaagtcaaaacgacggtcggatgggccagacattctcagaaatgatgaaagagaaatgaggtgcaataaatctctgaagtaaggggaaaattcctacaagcaataactctttgaatgtacttcttgcacacaattggtgcccttataaaagaaagggcaacatggtcgttggttcaaaaatcgaagaggcaccactctcagGATTCAAAAAATGCACCACTTTCCATGcgcaacatcagcttctcgggtaccacagataactttaacaaagatctctgacaaagtttagacacataaattttgaaggtccagctaccctactattacccacaagggtaaaggaacagcaccactgcttgataactagaaagtcccaatgtgtgttaaCATCtgtgctccatggcaaggcagactggcaaaaatacccaacctttactcacattcgagaaaacactcctaacaagattgctttctcaaaaatcgaagacacactgctctccgaatctcgagagccagactcccaacaggattactttctcaaaaatcgaagagacactgctatccgaatctcaagagtcagactcccaacaggattgttttctcaaaaatcgaagaggtaccgctctccgaatctcaagagccagactcccaacaggattacgtgctcaaaaatcgaagaggcaccgccatccgaatctcaagagccaaactcccaacatgattactttctaaaaaatcgaagagacactgctatccgaatctcaagagtcagactcccaacaagattgctttctcaaaaatcgaagaggcaccgttctctgaatcttgagagccagatccccgacagaattgcttgttcgaaaaccgaagaggcaccgcttttcgaacttcgagagccagatttccttggataaagcttgtctgcaatcttcacacgcaacatcaactttccagataccacagaccactttttcaaagtgctctgacaaagttaaaacatgtgaagtttgcagctcccattacactgctatgaccaagaagggtaaaggaatagcactactacttatttttagggagactcctatatatgtcgacctccatcctccacagtcaggcagacctgcaaataaaaaaacaatgctcaacttttcttcacatccaagagggcactctcagcagagtctctcgaaatactcagcttcttttcctcccgataatacctctgcaaacaagccacaccagaactagagtatctcatatcatcagggttacaagcaagagtatctcatatcatgttttttccctgtcttttcctttggccttatttttacctgcaagacaaggagaaagagagcaaacagtcaacacttggaagcaagcttccagtcaggaactaactgttcggaaccccttgcctgattacttacctggcattgctctcgagtactcatcttcaacatcttatgcttccagagaagataccacatttgcctgaggaatagataaggcaagtgagaaggatacaaggaagcatgtgaagacaagcgtaacagaacgcatatcgatacatccactactttgtcaacagaaaaagtatcccatatcatcaaggtcgaacgtactctagatttgatggacttgttttgaccctcaaattcttgagtcggccttctACTCTAGAGGAagccagaaaaccctccagcccagttcaagaataagcaagtggaaagttacttcttcaaaagcaaaagtatctcatatcatctcttctccatttgcttctctttatccttgttgttgtttacgacacaaggagaaagagaacaatcaaccggaagccgaagtcacacctctgatccaggttgcttgcttagaagtctgattgtttaccttgtctgttacctttttcggcaaatctcctagctcagcgacttgggggactcctactatagggtttgtattgcacttgaccaagcccgaaactacaagtaagcttcaagtgaaattgatacattacctt
This genomic interval from Malus domestica chromosome 05, GDT2T_hap1 contains the following:
- the LOC114824735 gene encoding transcriptional corepressor SEUSS, with translation MVPSGPPTPIGGAQSVSPSLLRSNSGMLGGQGSQSAFPSLASPRTQYGNMLGNVANVSSLLNQSYGNGISNPGLSGPGSNQRGGMDTGAESDPLSGVGNGMGFNAPSLSYGASNMANPGTSGHGHGQGQGQGQQFSNPSCNQLLTEQQQQQLETQHFQHGQQPMQQFSAPHNTQQQQHQFQAIRGGLARVGPVKLEPQLTNDQHGQQQQQQQVQSLSLGPVKMEPQQLQTMRSLPPVKLEPQQSDQSLFLHQQQQQQLLHMSRQPSQNAAAQMNILHQQRLLQLQQQQHQQQQQHQQQQFLKAMPQQRPQLQQQFPQQNLPMRSPAKPVYEPGMCARRLTHYMYQQQHRPEDNNIEFWRKFVAEYFVPHAKKKWCVSMYGTGRQTTGVFPQDVWHCEICNRKPGRGFEATVEVLPRLFKIKYESGTLEELLYVDMPREYHNSSGQIVLDYAKAIQESVFEQLRVVRDGQLRIVFSPDLKICSWEFCARRHEELIPRRLLIPQVSQLGAAAQKYQAATQNASSNISLPEIQSNCNMFVSSARQLAKTLEVPLVNDLGYTKRYVRCLQISEVVNSMKDLIDYSRETGTGPMESLAKFPRRTSASTGFHCQAQQSEEQMQQQQQQTIAQNSNGDPSSVQAAATQIAASNGVASVNNALNTASTSTSASTIVGLLHQNSMNSRQQSSMNNANSPYGGSSVQIPSPGSSSTIPQTQPNPSPFQSPTPSSNNPSQTSQGVMTAANHMGAANSPANISMQQPTLSGEADPSDSQSSVQKILHEMMMSNQLSGPGGMVGAGSLGNDLKNMNGILSTSNNTGLNGMTNNNSGIGGAGFGSMGGGLGQQPSMANGIRAAMGNNSVMNGRVGMAREQSMHHQQQDMGNQLLSGLGAVNGFNNLQYDWKHSP